GAAAAAGCTAAACCTGATtgtaaaacaagaaaaatacatttttacaatCAGCACTTTTGTTACAAATAGGATCATTTACACAAACCCAACAAAATTATTTGATGTGTCCAGTTCATGCTGGAGGTAGAGGTCTGAGTCTAGGACCACAGGCACTTTAAATACTAGCAGTTCCACTGTGTAACGAGAGCAAAACATCCCTAAAATCTCCTCCTGTCTTCCTATGATTGTTGTACATTCATATAGACATATGCATCATATagacacacatatacagtatatatgctgTGCTCACATATTAAAGCACCAGTATTTTGTGTCAATAGTCTTAAGTCCAAATcccacaaaaaataaacaaatttttttttcaaatctgcAGTTTCATTCCATCACCAGGTGGCTGCAGTGAAGTAAAGCTCTCCAGAATAAGAGGctgtcagacgtgtgtgtgtgtgtctgtgtgcataaAAGGTTTTCTGAAGCCTCACTACTTTAAACACAAGCACTCTCTGAGGGCATCGAGATGCCGAGAAACTCTCGATGCCGGAGCAAATCACTGAACCTTCTTCTCAGCACCGCGTCCATTCGGACACCGCTCGTCCAATTTGAGACGCCTCCGACTGAAGCGTCGGATGAGAGCACCGGGCAGCAGGGCCACACAGGCGATGGCCAGCAGCTGCAACAGGCGCTCCCACGAGAACAAGTCATCCAGCGACGACAGCTCGGACAACATGACACCGGTCTGGACACAGATGAAGTTGTACGGCAGGAGACCTACAAGAGGAGACAGGAGGTTTCAAATACACACACTGGGGATTCGTATGCAGCCTTTAGTGCTATACTGTAGTACGATGCTCACTCTTTCATTCTGAAGTACACCAAAACTTGAAATTGTGTTATTTTGACCGAGTACACAATGTACAGTGTGATGGGTGTGAAAAAATCCCCATCATTGAGAGAATTACTGCTTTCTTACCTATGAACACCGAGCAGAAGAAATATGTGATGGGGATATTGACAATTGGAGCAGACATGTTCAGAAACCAGTTAGGAGTCATGGGAAAGAATCTCAGGAAGagtagaaagaaaaacagacagtcCTGGTTGTCCTCAACCTATGAAGGGACAGAACATTAAAGTTTGTTTCTGATTGTGACACGAGAATTCCAAATGATCCAAAACACCAACACATGCTTTACAGCTTATTGAATGAAAACACACCTTGTTCTGTAGCATGGAGACCTTATCTGGGAAGAGGTTGACAATGTAGCGTTTTCCAAAGGCCTGGGACAGAAGGTAGCATATGGTGGAACCCACGGTGGTGAGCACACAGGCTAGGAGCAGTCCTTGATATGGTCCAAATATGGCTCCGGCAAGAATGTTCTGCAAGAACAGTGCAAGTACTAGACATTAACTGTACTGCTGCCTTTCAAAGTAAAGAAATATGTGTGTGACACTTTTTTCCACAGTTGATCGAGGACAGATACATAGGAGCGAATCTGACATCCCTTTGTTGTTTGCACAAGCAAActatttttatttcctgcaaGACAAGACTGGAGCTGCACAACACATAAAGGTCTAGTGCTTCCTGATCTTCCCCTTAAATGCAGCTCATCTGAGCCTAATATTCTTTCATCCCCACTGTTTCAACTGTTCCAGATGTGAGTGTATTTGCCAAATTTCTGTCAAATGTGTCATACTTCTGTCAAACACGCTCAAGCATGCAAAAACCTGGTGACTTCACATCACAGCGCTCCTTCGATCGTGTTATAATGAACCAACGTGGATCTGTGTACTTTCAGTGTTTATACCTTACCAGCAATGAGGATCCGGGGATGGCGAAGGACTGCTTGTAGAGATATGCGCTACAGTAGAGCAGCAGCACGTACCCCGTGTGCTCTGCCTTGTAAAACTGCAGGAGCTCGGCCagttccctcagctcctccaagTCTGATGGGAACTTCAACCTGCAGGAATGTGCACAGTCAGGTTAGGGACATCATCTATTGATCGCTCTTACACCAGTAAGGTGatgcattatatatatatatatatatatatatatatatatatatatatatatatatatatatatatatatatatatatattgtgctTTTTGAAGTTGCGCTCCATCAACTCCCATCGATGTGCTCGTATGTGATTCAGACCAGTTAAATACTCATTTAAAAACTACTGCAGGTGAGTAATCAGAGTTGTCAGTTACTAATGATTACTAAACAATCATAATGGCTTCCACAGCCTATAATTGATTAACACCACTTGTTAAGCAATTTGTGGAACTACTTGACATCAAACTACACAATTACATGGCGCCTTATTGCCCAGTTACTGGTAAGTTAACTATATGTGGCTGTCATATGTATGAATTAGAATGAAAACACCGTTTACTCTTTACTAATAATTCCAATATTACAAATACGTCGCTCTGCTGCGTGTGCAGCGGCTAAAGCCAGCACCGATCACCTGCTCGCTTCTTCGGAGCTGTCCGGCGGCTGCTCGGACTCGGCTGTGGCCACATGTTGACTCTCGGCGGAGGGGTGAGGGGGGCGTCGACGCGGAACCGCGGGCAGGTACAGCGACAGCGAATACAGATACAGGCTCGCCGCCGCAACGACGGCGACGAAGCCAACGAGCGAGCGCATGTTGCTGACTCTCACGCAGCAGCCCGCCGCCCGCTTCACCTCCGCGCTGATCGTGTTGTTGGACAGAACCGGATATTGCGACACCGGCCAACCGTAGCACTGACGTCACATCTGCCAAAAGTACTGCCGTGATTTAACTTGGAAAATCAAacatgtcttgtttttttaatacaaacttatgaataaataataacttatATGAATTAAAATCAATACAAACAATAGCGTTATATAATGTCCTCCTGGCCACGTGAGGACGCAAAGTAGAAGGTAGTCGTACAACTTGACAGACGTTGTCAAATAACAAGCGAAGAAGAAGATGGGGGCGCTAATATTCATAGTAGTTTCTGTCCACCTGTATTTGAAGATGACGAAGAAGACGAAGTCCTCGCGTTTGCCGTTTTGATGTAGAGAACTTTGTGGAGTGAAATTGTAACAAAGGTGATGTGGTCCTGCCGGAAGGCGTGACGTTACAAAGTTCACTCTACAAAGCAGCAAGTGGGGCAGACTGCGGTGAATTAGCATAACGCCATGGCTCAATACAGTCGCATTTCAGGGTCTGTTGGGCTAATTACGCTGAAAAGTCTGCCTGTCAACGCACTCGGGTGAGTCGAGACATAAGTAAGGCTGCAGAGCGTCTTTAAATGAGTTCCACGGTGTTTATAGCAACTTCACACGTCGGGTGTGATTTTTTGCAAACACATGAAATGGGGGGATTTTGTgggaacaaaaatattttagcACCAAAAAAGGTTagtgtgtttgattttttttcatttcaagtcATGCTACTTTAAAATACACTCCTATATACCTGTCAGTGAAAACGTTTTTTGCAGTTTGCAGATTAAGAGTTTCAAAATCTGTCATAATATGATGCacggtttaaaaaaaatggttaAAATGGTAGCAGTAGCGTACTGTACACGCACTGTTGCTTACATGGAAATGTGCCAGTTAGGACAATGAACAAATATTAATGAGGTgtttgtccaggtttgtgtgatACTGGCCCTGTTCTGTTACACAAGCAGTCATTTTAAACATGATATTTGATTATTCCATACAGTGCAGTGGTGAGGCAAGGCATCGTGGACTCACTCAAAACAGCGCTCCAGGACCCAAAGGTGACCTCAGTGGTCATTTGTGGCCAGAATGGAGTATTCTGTGGGGGTATGAACTAGATGTTCTCTTGTGTGTTAAATCATTGGATCCCATAAACAATTTAAACTGTTTTAAGCCTCTGGCATGTTCAGGAATAAACCGCTAAGAA
This genomic interval from Betta splendens chromosome 21, fBetSpl5.4, whole genome shotgun sequence contains the following:
- the tmem41aa gene encoding transmembrane protein 41A-A, which codes for MRSLVGFVAVVAAASLYLYSLSLYLPAVPRRRPPHPSAESQHVATAESEQPPDSSEEASRLKFPSDLEELRELAELLQFYKAEHTGYVLLLYCSAYLYKQSFAIPGSSLLNILAGAIFGPYQGLLLACVLTTVGSTICYLLSQAFGKRYIVNLFPDKVSMLQNKVEDNQDCLFFFLLFLRFFPMTPNWFLNMSAPIVNIPITYFFCSVFIGLLPYNFICVQTGVMLSELSSLDDLFSWERLLQLLAIACVALLPGALIRRFSRRRLKLDERCPNGRGAEKKVQ